The following are encoded in a window of Roseimicrobium gellanilyticum genomic DNA:
- a CDS encoding thiol-disulfide oxidoreductase DCC family protein gives MNSSPPIILFDGVCNLCAWAVRFIIERDPRGVFRFASLQSPVGQELMQKHGLNPSQLDSFVLVENDCAYSESTAALRVARHLGGAWPLFYGAIVLPRFVRDPIYKLIARNRYRWFGKKDTCMIPTPELRARFLDQG, from the coding sequence TTGAACTCTTCCCCGCCCATCATCCTTTTCGACGGCGTCTGCAATCTGTGCGCCTGGGCGGTGCGTTTCATCATCGAGAGGGATCCTCGTGGCGTGTTTCGCTTTGCCTCGTTGCAGTCACCGGTGGGTCAGGAGTTGATGCAGAAGCATGGACTCAATCCCTCGCAGCTTGATAGCTTCGTGCTGGTGGAGAACGATTGCGCGTACAGTGAAAGCACAGCCGCTTTGCGTGTGGCTCGTCACCTGGGTGGTGCGTGGCCTCTGTTTTACGGAGCGATTGTTCTGCCGCGGTTTGTGCGTGATCCCATCTACAAGCTCATCGCAAGGAACCGGTATCGGTGGTTTGGCAAAAAGGACACCTGCATGATCCCCACGCCGGAGTTGCGGGCGCGTTTTTTGGATCAAGGCTGA
- the glnD gene encoding [protein-PII] uridylyltransferase, which produces MAQLVKKLSTRAREALANTTGKPRSPAEILRTFKRFRKIEEARIRMMHKAGGGGVEICEMRSDFIDVLLKHLWNELLLREDAAEARSLKISLVATGGYGRRHMNPQSDVDLLFLLSGNGTKVPTALGPFITAFITTMFDLRLAVGDKSTRTVGDTLSLANEKNDVKTALIEARLVAGNEEPYQELKRRYDKECMDGKETQFLLLRQQDLLARHAKYEGTPSVQEPNVKNGCGGLRDYHNALWMSYAKHRTTNLRDLVKLGIFPANAVREMERAYDFILRVRNELHYIEGRESDILTLRLQGVVATNLEYPQKKILQRIEYFMREYYTHSGCLLHRGNELMDRFHLQALAEEKPSLVARLLRRTEKPVERFDGFISRDERIHPQEDDIFKEDPPRLMRLFVHTQQRHLRLSPELFQLVQKNWALINRVFRYNKAARESFEAILSQKGDVARVLRQMHRVGFLGRYLPEFGALTNLVQHEFFHRYPADEHTLRTIDKLDELAGTPKRGMEFFQQLFHEVQDPFILYLALILHDSGRAENTETHSDASALLADRVCRRLSIKGARRRLLMFLIDHHLTLYRTATTKNLDDPKVISEFAAIVRNKQQLDTLLVMTHADSRGTSDKSWNSWKESLLLHLYHSTIRYLNDPSDYVRSVSAPLKELQGEVHRKLDSSYDLEIAAHFEKMPRSYFNFRSADTIVQHIQVYRQFFEKLVKGKPGDSLLPELFWIDHPEQGCSELIVVSWDRHLLLARVAGALAAQGITILAADLYQRQDDTVLDIFRVCRTDFTPVSNDRTKARIKSSIEEAFETHTFDFSKAIAEVRKPFKGLEEMAAEVPQRVHFNHLISPDYTVIELQALDRIGLLYDVFRHIGQAGLNICHARINTEKGVALDSIYVQDKAGKKVADKVLLEALREKLEQAVFANGN; this is translated from the coding sequence ATGGCCCAGCTCGTCAAGAAACTCTCCACCCGTGCGCGAGAAGCGCTGGCCAATACCACCGGAAAACCCCGCTCACCCGCGGAAATTCTCCGCACGTTCAAGCGCTTCCGGAAGATTGAGGAAGCCCGTATCCGCATGATGCACAAGGCCGGAGGAGGCGGCGTGGAGATCTGTGAGATGCGCTCGGACTTCATCGATGTGCTGCTGAAGCACCTCTGGAACGAGCTCCTCCTGCGAGAAGATGCGGCGGAGGCCAGGAGCCTGAAGATCAGCCTGGTGGCCACCGGCGGCTACGGTCGCCGCCATATGAATCCGCAGAGTGATGTGGATCTGCTTTTCCTGCTCAGTGGAAACGGGACCAAGGTCCCGACGGCGCTCGGTCCCTTCATCACGGCCTTCATCACCACCATGTTCGACCTCCGCCTGGCGGTAGGGGATAAGTCGACCCGCACCGTGGGAGACACGCTCTCTCTGGCAAATGAGAAGAATGATGTGAAGACCGCCCTTATCGAGGCGCGCCTCGTCGCGGGGAATGAGGAGCCGTACCAGGAGCTCAAGCGCCGCTATGACAAGGAGTGCATGGACGGCAAGGAGACGCAGTTCCTCCTGCTCCGCCAGCAGGATCTGCTCGCGCGCCACGCCAAGTACGAGGGCACGCCCTCCGTGCAGGAACCCAATGTGAAGAATGGCTGCGGTGGCCTGCGCGATTATCACAATGCCCTGTGGATGTCCTACGCGAAGCACCGCACCACGAATCTACGTGATCTGGTGAAGCTGGGCATTTTCCCCGCGAATGCTGTTCGCGAGATGGAGCGTGCCTACGACTTCATCCTGCGGGTCCGCAATGAGCTTCATTACATCGAGGGACGCGAGAGCGACATTCTCACGCTGCGTCTTCAAGGTGTGGTGGCGACGAATCTGGAGTACCCGCAGAAGAAGATTCTGCAGCGGATTGAGTACTTCATGCGGGAGTACTACACCCACAGCGGCTGCCTGCTGCACCGTGGCAATGAGCTGATGGATCGCTTCCACCTCCAGGCGCTTGCGGAAGAGAAGCCCAGCCTGGTGGCCCGTCTTCTCCGCCGTACGGAAAAGCCTGTGGAGCGCTTCGATGGTTTCATCAGCCGGGACGAGCGCATCCACCCGCAGGAGGATGACATTTTCAAGGAGGATCCACCGCGGCTCATGCGCCTCTTTGTGCACACACAGCAGCGCCACCTGAGGCTGAGCCCGGAGCTTTTCCAGCTCGTGCAGAAGAACTGGGCGCTCATCAATCGCGTCTTCCGCTACAACAAGGCGGCGCGTGAGAGTTTCGAGGCCATCCTCAGCCAGAAGGGGGACGTGGCCCGTGTTCTCCGCCAGATGCATCGCGTGGGTTTCCTGGGGCGCTACCTGCCGGAGTTTGGAGCGCTGACCAATCTGGTGCAGCATGAATTCTTCCACCGCTATCCGGCGGATGAGCACACGCTGCGAACCATCGACAAACTCGATGAACTCGCCGGCACGCCGAAGCGGGGCATGGAGTTCTTCCAGCAGCTCTTCCATGAGGTGCAGGATCCCTTCATCCTTTATCTCGCGCTGATCTTGCATGACTCCGGACGTGCGGAGAATACCGAGACCCACTCAGATGCCAGTGCCCTGCTGGCCGACCGCGTCTGCCGCCGCCTGTCGATCAAGGGCGCTCGCCGCAGGCTGCTGATGTTCCTCATCGACCATCACCTCACGCTGTACCGTACCGCGACGACGAAGAACCTGGATGATCCCAAGGTCATTTCGGAGTTCGCAGCCATCGTGAGAAACAAGCAGCAGCTCGATACGCTGCTGGTCATGACGCATGCCGACTCCCGTGGCACGAGCGACAAGAGCTGGAACTCGTGGAAGGAAAGCCTGCTGCTCCACCTGTATCACAGCACCATCCGGTACCTGAACGATCCGTCCGACTACGTGCGCAGCGTCAGTGCCCCGCTGAAGGAGCTGCAAGGCGAGGTGCATCGCAAGCTCGATTCCAGCTATGACCTGGAAATTGCCGCGCACTTCGAGAAGATGCCGCGCAGTTATTTCAACTTCCGCAGCGCAGATACCATCGTGCAGCACATCCAGGTGTACCGGCAGTTCTTTGAGAAGCTGGTCAAAGGCAAGCCGGGCGACAGCCTGCTGCCTGAACTCTTCTGGATCGATCATCCCGAGCAGGGGTGCAGCGAGCTCATCGTCGTCTCATGGGACCGTCACCTGCTGCTGGCGCGCGTGGCCGGTGCACTGGCCGCGCAAGGCATCACCATTCTCGCGGCGGACTTGTACCAGAGGCAGGACGATACGGTGCTGGATATCTTCCGTGTATGCCGCACGGACTTCACGCCGGTCAGCAACGACCGCACGAAGGCGCGCATCAAGTCCAGCATCGAGGAGGCATTCGAGACGCACACCTTCGACTTCAGCAAGGCCATTGCTGAAGTACGCAAGCCCTTCAAGGGGCTCGAGGAGATGGCTGCTGAAGTGCCACAACGAGTGCACTTCAATCATCTCATCAGCCCGGACTACACCGTGATTGAACTCCAGGCGCTCGACCGCATCGGTCTGCTCTATGACGTATTTCGCCATATCGGCCAGGCCGGGCTGAATATCTGCCACGCACGCATCAACACGGAGAAGGGGGTCGCGCTTGATTCCATCTACGTGCAGGACAAGGCGGGCAAGAAGGTCGCGGACAAGGTGTTGCTTGAAGCGCTCAGGGAGAAGCTGGAGCAGGCTGTATTCGCGAACGGAAACTGA
- a CDS encoding adenine phosphoribosyltransferase, with the protein MSPSSLQRLRDAIRDVPDFPQPGVLFKDITPVLADGKLLNLALDAMAEAVEGQRVDKVVGIDARGFIFGAPLAARLGCGFVPARKKGKLPWRTRGVDYALEYGSACLEMHEDAVQPNENVLLADDLLATGGTAGAALTLLQQTGANVLGSVFFIELAFLHGRGKLEPFGPVQAVVTF; encoded by the coding sequence ATGTCACCTTCTTCCCTTCAACGTCTGCGAGATGCCATCCGTGATGTCCCTGATTTTCCCCAGCCGGGCGTCCTTTTTAAGGACATCACCCCTGTGCTGGCAGATGGGAAACTGCTGAATCTGGCCTTGGACGCCATGGCGGAGGCGGTGGAGGGCCAGCGTGTGGACAAGGTGGTGGGCATCGATGCCCGAGGCTTCATCTTCGGCGCGCCGCTGGCCGCCCGCCTCGGCTGTGGTTTTGTTCCTGCCCGGAAGAAGGGCAAGCTCCCCTGGCGCACCCGGGGGGTGGACTATGCTCTGGAGTATGGATCCGCCTGCCTGGAGATGCATGAAGACGCGGTGCAACCGAATGAAAATGTGCTGCTTGCAGATGATCTTCTGGCCACCGGTGGCACTGCCGGAGCCGCGCTTACCTTGCTCCAGCAGACCGGGGCCAATGTCCTGGGGTCCGTGTTCTTCATCGAGCTGGCTTTTCTCCACGGTCGTGGCAAGTTGGAGCCCTTTGGGCCGGTGCAGGCAGTGGTGACCTTTTGA
- the ccsA gene encoding cytochrome c biogenesis protein CcsA, which yields MEPARLYLLLSTFSFVAGLVHAIAAIRAGKWQENRWHVIPMALGFLFQTLFLYERVKVHGHCPRTNLLEIYVFIGWSLVLLYFAVGTAYRLSLLGVFTAPLLAGLQTLVLFSPMPPPSAKVLASKVNPWLEMHASLALMSYAAFALACVTGVMFLMQDFLLKRHRIHALFHQLPPIQKLSRAVVRMVALGVALLSVAMVFTFKIVDPIPASKLYVGWGILAFYAVILLLMWFHTLGSRHTAWLAVLGFAAPVLSLWVVTSRS from the coding sequence ATGGAACCCGCCCGCCTCTATCTGCTCCTCTCCACGTTTTCCTTCGTGGCGGGGCTCGTGCATGCGATTGCGGCCATCCGGGCCGGAAAGTGGCAGGAGAACCGGTGGCATGTGATTCCCATGGCACTGGGGTTCCTCTTCCAGACCCTCTTCCTCTATGAGCGGGTGAAGGTGCATGGCCACTGTCCGCGGACGAACCTGCTGGAAATCTACGTCTTCATCGGCTGGTCCTTGGTACTGCTCTACTTCGCCGTGGGCACGGCCTACCGCCTGTCCCTGCTGGGCGTCTTCACCGCCCCGTTGCTGGCGGGACTGCAGACCCTGGTCCTCTTCTCCCCCATGCCGCCGCCCTCGGCCAAGGTGCTGGCGTCCAAGGTGAACCCCTGGCTGGAGATGCACGCCTCCCTGGCGCTGATGTCCTACGCGGCCTTTGCCCTCGCCTGTGTGACCGGGGTGATGTTCCTCATGCAGGACTTCCTGTTGAAGAGGCACCGCATTCACGCCCTCTTCCACCAACTGCCGCCCATCCAGAAACTGTCCCGGGCAGTGGTGCGCATGGTGGCGCTCGGCGTGGCACTGCTGAGTGTGGCCATGGTGTTCACGTTCAAGATTGTCGACCCCATCCCCGCCTCGAAGCTCTACGTGGGCTGGGGTATTCTGGCCTTTTACGCGGTGATCCTCCTGCTCATGTGGTTTCACACGCTTGGCTCGCGCCACACAGCCTGGCTGGCAGTCCTCGGATTTGCCGCGCCCGTGCTGTCCCTCTGGGTCGTAACCTCCCGCTCCTAG